The Microlunatus antarcticus genome window below encodes:
- a CDS encoding 3-keto-disaccharide hydrolase, whose product MSLFDGRTLSGWHAAPRSYGSLWPGGPGIRTALPELPPDYDALANAHPAHWEVVDGAIEGFQDPALAGYGGYLVSDQSYTDFELELEMRPDWPADTGVMLRRRPDSWHGLQVLVDHRKSGSIGGFFGNGIGSFHAVPFVLDVAHGGDGRPVRLVVEDPGTSLEPMTPDKPAMLTRRGDPQEFLEHWRFEDWNSLRIRCVGDRPTVTTWVNDVLVAEIDLATLQVPHYDADEVAGFLGRSGHLALEVHDNDPRFGEGRWGRGARCRWRNIAIKELFTNS is encoded by the coding sequence ATGAGCCTGTTCGACGGCCGCACCCTGAGCGGTTGGCACGCCGCACCCCGGAGCTACGGCTCGCTGTGGCCCGGCGGGCCCGGCATCAGGACCGCGCTGCCCGAGCTCCCGCCGGATTACGACGCGCTGGCCAACGCCCACCCGGCGCACTGGGAGGTCGTGGACGGCGCTATCGAGGGCTTCCAGGACCCGGCGCTGGCCGGCTACGGCGGTTACCTAGTGTCCGACCAGAGCTACACCGACTTCGAGCTGGAGCTCGAGATGAGGCCTGACTGGCCGGCCGACACCGGCGTGATGCTCCGGCGACGCCCCGACAGCTGGCACGGCCTCCAGGTCCTGGTCGACCACCGCAAGTCCGGCTCGATCGGTGGCTTCTTCGGCAACGGCATCGGCAGCTTCCACGCCGTCCCGTTCGTCCTCGACGTCGCCCACGGCGGCGACGGACGCCCCGTCCGTCTGGTCGTCGAGGATCCTGGCACAAGCCTCGAGCCGATGACGCCGGACAAGCCCGCCATGCTGACCCGCCGCGGTGACCCGCAGGAGTTCCTCGAACACTGGCGCTTCGAGGACTGGAACAGCCTGCGGATCCGCTGCGTCGGCGACCGGCCGACGGTGACGACCTGGGTGAACGACGTCCTCGTCGCCGAGATCGACCTCGCGACACTGCAGGTCCCCCACTACGACGCCGACGAGGTCGCAGGCTTCCTGGGACGGTCCGGGCACCTCGCACTCGAGGTCCACGACAACGACCCGCGCTTCGGCGAAGGCCGGTGGGGACGCGGCGCCCGGTGCCGCTGGCGCAACATCGCGATCAAGGAGCTGTTCACCAACAGCTGA
- a CDS encoding sugar phosphate isomerase/epimerase family protein: MREATGRAEAQQARPVTLFTGQWADLPFTEVCRLASEWGYDGLEIACWGDHFDVARAAEDDAYVAERRDILASYGLGCWAISNHLNGQAVCEAIIDSRYQQMVHPRVWGDGDPEGVRRRAAEEMKTTARAAAAFGVDTVVGFTGSAIWHYVAMFPPVADEVITAGYTDFADRWNPIIDVFDEVGVRFAHEVHPSEIAYDYWSTVATLDAIGHRPGFGLNFDPSHMVWQELDYVGFLWDFRDRIYHVDCKDTKVRMHNGRNGRLGSHLPWADPRRGWDFISTGRGDTRWEDIFRMLNHIGYTGAISIEWEDAGMDRLDGAPEALGLVRQLNAITPSAASFDAAFATRDHTPDDDGA; the protein is encoded by the coding sequence ATGAGAGAAGCCACCGGTCGCGCCGAGGCCCAGCAGGCCCGGCCCGTGACGCTGTTCACCGGGCAGTGGGCCGACCTGCCGTTCACCGAGGTGTGCCGGCTGGCGTCGGAGTGGGGCTACGACGGTCTCGAGATCGCCTGCTGGGGCGACCACTTTGACGTCGCCCGCGCCGCCGAAGACGACGCCTACGTCGCCGAGCGCCGCGACATTCTCGCCTCCTACGGTCTGGGCTGCTGGGCGATCTCGAACCACCTGAACGGCCAGGCTGTCTGCGAAGCGATCATCGACTCGCGCTACCAGCAGATGGTCCACCCCCGCGTCTGGGGCGACGGCGACCCCGAGGGGGTCCGGCGGCGCGCGGCCGAGGAGATGAAGACGACAGCCCGGGCGGCCGCCGCTTTCGGGGTCGACACCGTCGTCGGCTTCACCGGCTCCGCGATCTGGCACTACGTCGCCATGTTCCCGCCGGTCGCCGACGAGGTGATCACGGCGGGCTACACCGACTTCGCCGACCGCTGGAACCCGATCATCGACGTCTTCGACGAGGTCGGCGTCCGGTTCGCCCACGAGGTGCACCCCAGCGAGATCGCGTACGACTACTGGTCGACCGTAGCGACGCTGGACGCCATCGGCCACCGACCCGGCTTCGGTTTGAACTTCGACCCCTCCCACATGGTCTGGCAGGAGCTGGACTACGTCGGGTTCCTCTGGGACTTCCGCGACCGGATCTACCACGTCGACTGCAAGGACACCAAGGTCCGGATGCACAACGGCCGCAACGGCCGTCTCGGCTCGCACTTGCCCTGGGCCGACCCGCGAAGAGGCTGGGACTTCATCTCGACCGGTCGCGGCGACACCCGCTGGGAGGACATCTTCCGCATGCTCAACCACATCGGCTACACCGGCGCGATCTCCATCGAGTGGGAGGACGCCGGCATGGATCGGCTAGACGGTGCCCCGGAGGCTCTGGGGCTCGTACGCCAGCTGAACGCGATCACCCCCTCCGCGGCCTCGTTCGACGCCGCGTTCGCCACCCGCGACCACACGCCCGACGACGACGGAGCCTGA
- a CDS encoding Gfo/Idh/MocA family protein yields the protein MTSGSGRGGRDRPLRVAVLGAGMIGEVHRRAVLLAGADLVGVLASSPERSREVAASWGVATAYEDLAQVAASDVDVVHVCTPNASHVPYAVELMRAGKHVVCEKPLGVSVADAEQAAAVAAETGMVNTMPFTYRFHPMARELRAVVGDAGFGAVNLVHGSYLQDWMLSPTSTSWRVDPVLGGPSRAFGDIGSHWCDLAEWVTGDRIASLVATTSISIPQRPAATAASFSATAPDTGADAPLVDVETEDSALILFRTVGGVAGSAVISQLAAGRKNRLWLEVDGGRRSAVFDQEDAEHLWVGAEDGATVLNRDPNHGSAEQRRLSSLPAGHAQGYAQCFESFVADTYAVIRGETRDGLPTFADGLRAARICDATLTSARTGGWVDVAGMEPR from the coding sequence GTGACCAGCGGTTCGGGCCGAGGCGGGCGGGACCGCCCGCTGCGGGTTGCCGTCCTGGGGGCCGGGATGATCGGTGAGGTGCACCGCCGGGCGGTGCTGCTGGCCGGGGCGGATCTCGTCGGGGTGCTGGCATCGAGTCCCGAGCGGTCCCGCGAAGTGGCCGCGAGCTGGGGCGTCGCCACCGCGTACGAGGACCTCGCGCAGGTGGCGGCCTCCGACGTCGACGTGGTGCATGTCTGCACCCCGAACGCGTCGCACGTCCCGTACGCGGTGGAGCTGATGCGGGCCGGGAAGCACGTGGTCTGCGAGAAACCCCTCGGGGTCAGCGTGGCCGACGCCGAGCAGGCCGCAGCGGTAGCGGCCGAGACCGGCATGGTCAACACGATGCCGTTCACCTATCGCTTCCACCCCATGGCGCGCGAGCTGCGGGCGGTCGTCGGCGACGCCGGCTTCGGCGCTGTGAACCTGGTCCACGGGAGCTATCTCCAGGACTGGATGCTGTCCCCGACCTCGACCAGCTGGCGGGTCGACCCGGTGCTCGGCGGCCCGTCACGGGCGTTCGGCGACATCGGTTCGCACTGGTGCGACCTGGCCGAGTGGGTGACCGGGGACCGGATCGCGTCGCTGGTCGCCACCACCTCGATCAGCATCCCGCAGCGGCCGGCCGCGACCGCCGCCAGCTTCAGCGCGACGGCGCCCGACACCGGAGCGGATGCTCCGCTGGTCGACGTCGAGACCGAGGACAGCGCCCTGATCCTCTTCCGCACCGTCGGTGGTGTCGCGGGCTCGGCGGTCATCTCCCAGCTCGCCGCCGGACGCAAGAACCGGCTCTGGCTCGAGGTCGACGGCGGGCGGCGCAGCGCGGTGTTCGACCAGGAGGACGCCGAGCATCTGTGGGTCGGTGCCGAGGACGGCGCCACCGTGCTCAACCGCGACCCGAACCACGGCTCGGCCGAGCAGCGACGGCTCTCCTCGCTGCCCGCCGGCCACGCGCAGGGCTACGCCCAGTGCTTCGAGAGCTTCGTCGCCGACACGTACGCGGTGATCCGCGGCGAGACCCGCGACGGGCTACCCACCTTCGCCGACGGCCTCCGCGCCGCCCGGATCTGCGACGCCACGCTCACCTCCGCCCGGACCGGCGGATGGGTCGACGTAGCCGGGATGGAACCGAGATGA
- a CDS encoding sugar phosphate isomerase/epimerase family protein, with the protein MSSYRVGLNPLPWVLTADGFDLSVPILRTAFAEIATTPFTGIHADPPADLDANGYAALLAEFGLRPAPGYFARHFAADDPGEIVEAAKRHAAVQAALGNTEVFIADHLSELRRAEPAVGTGFDAATLDRVIDRLGQAAEAITAEGVRPALHPHVGSWIEVESEVRAALDGIPASVLGFGPDTGHLSWAGMDAVAVMTDYADRIAAVHLKDVHLDQAHAAREAGADYTQATRVDFTVWTEPGRGDVQLEKAIGALPDAFAGWLIVEVDVPEAPTNLESTQISGRWVAEHLGADTFSRGRA; encoded by the coding sequence ATGAGCAGCTACCGTGTCGGCCTCAACCCCCTTCCCTGGGTGCTGACCGCCGACGGCTTCGACCTCAGTGTGCCGATCCTGCGAACGGCCTTCGCCGAGATCGCCACCACCCCCTTCACCGGGATCCATGCCGACCCTCCCGCGGACCTCGACGCGAACGGGTACGCCGCCCTGCTGGCGGAGTTCGGCCTGCGCCCAGCGCCGGGCTACTTCGCCCGGCACTTCGCCGCTGACGACCCCGGCGAGATCGTGGAGGCGGCGAAGCGGCACGCCGCCGTCCAGGCCGCGCTCGGCAACACCGAGGTCTTCATCGCCGACCACCTCTCCGAGCTGCGCCGAGCCGAGCCAGCGGTCGGAACCGGCTTCGACGCAGCGACCCTGGACCGGGTGATCGACCGGCTCGGGCAGGCGGCCGAGGCCATCACCGCTGAGGGGGTGCGGCCCGCGCTCCACCCGCACGTCGGCAGCTGGATCGAGGTGGAGTCTGAGGTCCGCGCCGCCCTCGACGGGATCCCGGCCTCGGTCCTGGGCTTCGGGCCGGACACCGGCCACCTCAGCTGGGCGGGGATGGACGCCGTCGCCGTCATGACGGACTACGCCGACCGCATAGCGGCGGTGCACCTGAAAGACGTCCACCTCGACCAGGCCCACGCCGCCCGCGAGGCGGGCGCCGACTACACCCAGGCGACCCGCGTCGACTTCACTGTCTGGACCGAGCCGGGCCGCGGCGACGTGCAGCTGGAGAAGGCCATCGGCGCACTGCCGGACGCCTTCGCAGGCTGGCTGATCGTCGAGGTCGACGTCCCCGAGGCCCCCACCAACCTGGAATCCACCCAGATCTCGGGTCGCTGGGTCGCCGAGCACCTCGGCGCGGACACGTTCTCCCGCGGTCGGGCGTGA
- a CDS encoding carbohydrate ABC transporter permease — protein MTALEVGGHPAVVPVKELTVKGSAEPGTKGQWGRFSLLLVITVVVLIPIYVTLFLSIRPGSFSTSSSFFTLGNFSYIFASSDVLTWLVNSLGVTVVTVLISVAVAAPAGYVLSRGRSRAVAGYSLLLFIIQSLPIITAVIPLFILFAKIGLADNLIGLVIVYVGSTMSVATWMMAAYFDSIPHTLEEAAWVDGASVFGGFVRIILRNSLPGILSTAIFAFLVAWNDYLVALVFLKSSNVFTLPVGLQSFFQQNATDWGSVMAVSVVMLLPPTVLFAVLNKYFSVGGIGGSLAGR, from the coding sequence ATGACCGCGCTCGAGGTCGGCGGGCACCCCGCCGTGGTCCCCGTCAAGGAGCTCACCGTCAAGGGAAGCGCCGAACCGGGCACGAAGGGACAGTGGGGGCGCTTCAGCCTCCTCCTGGTCATCACGGTCGTGGTGCTGATCCCGATCTACGTGACGTTGTTCCTCTCCATCCGGCCAGGATCGTTCAGCACCAGCAGCAGCTTCTTCACGCTGGGGAACTTCTCCTACATCTTCGCCAGCTCCGACGTCCTGACCTGGCTGGTCAACAGCCTCGGCGTCACCGTCGTGACCGTCCTGATCTCGGTCGCCGTGGCGGCGCCAGCCGGTTACGTCCTCTCGCGCGGACGCAGCAGGGCCGTCGCCGGATACTCCCTGCTGCTGTTCATCATCCAGTCGCTGCCGATCATCACGGCCGTCATCCCGCTCTTCATCCTGTTTGCGAAGATCGGGCTGGCCGACAACCTCATCGGTCTGGTCATCGTCTACGTCGGCTCCACGATGTCGGTCGCGACCTGGATGATGGCGGCCTACTTCGACTCCATCCCGCACACCCTCGAAGAGGCAGCCTGGGTGGACGGGGCGTCGGTCTTCGGCGGGTTCGTCCGCATCATCCTGCGCAACTCCCTGCCGGGGATCCTGTCGACGGCGATCTTCGCGTTCCTGGTGGCGTGGAACGACTATCTCGTCGCGCTGGTCTTCCTCAAGTCCAGCAACGTCTTCACCCTCCCGGTCGGGCTGCAGAGCTTCTTCCAGCAGAACGCCACCGACTGGGGCTCCGTCATGGCGGTCTCCGTCGTGATGCTCCTCCCCCCGACGGTCCTGTTCGCGGTGCTGAACAAGTACTTCAGCGTCGGGGGCATCGGCGGCTCGCTCGCCGGCCGCTGA
- a CDS encoding carbohydrate ABC transporter permease yields MATTTGLRRAATGVGVAGPGAPLHHGKNKQLSRGAITMVLLVAPSVVLLLLINAYPLIYAANQSLHKGSLIITGKFVGFANYTDVLTRPAFWQAARFTLIFTLVGVFGSWLIGLALALLLRTRIPGGTVFKVLLMLPWVVPIVVSSTAWNWLVATPSSPVPALAERLGFGQLLFLADPTLAAITVCVFKVWVSFPFMMLMTSAALASVDTTVYEAANMDGATKWQQLTQITLPIVSRSTYISWILMTIFCVNDFPTIFLLTGGGPVTATSSLVVLAYRTVFQDFQTGPGVAIAFLMTIVLVIISTVLYRQIRKGETA; encoded by the coding sequence ATGGCGACCACCACCGGTCTCAGGCGGGCCGCCACGGGGGTCGGTGTCGCCGGTCCAGGTGCGCCCCTCCACCACGGCAAGAACAAGCAGCTGTCCCGCGGGGCGATCACGATGGTGCTGCTGGTCGCGCCGTCGGTGGTCCTGCTCCTGCTGATCAACGCCTACCCGCTGATCTACGCCGCGAACCAGTCGCTGCACAAGGGCTCGCTGATCATCACCGGGAAGTTCGTCGGGTTCGCCAACTACACCGACGTCCTGACCCGGCCGGCCTTCTGGCAGGCGGCCCGCTTCACCCTGATCTTCACGCTGGTCGGGGTGTTCGGCAGCTGGCTGATCGGGCTGGCGCTCGCCCTGCTCCTGCGCACCCGGATCCCCGGGGGCACGGTGTTCAAGGTGTTGCTGATGCTGCCGTGGGTGGTGCCCATCGTGGTGTCGTCGACGGCGTGGAACTGGCTCGTCGCGACCCCGAGCAGCCCGGTCCCGGCGCTGGCCGAGCGTCTCGGCTTCGGTCAGCTGCTGTTCCTCGCCGACCCCACGCTCGCCGCGATCACCGTCTGCGTCTTCAAGGTCTGGGTCAGCTTTCCGTTCATGATGCTGATGACCTCGGCCGCGCTCGCCTCGGTCGACACGACCGTCTACGAGGCGGCGAACATGGACGGCGCCACCAAGTGGCAGCAGCTCACCCAGATCACGTTGCCGATCGTCAGCCGGTCGACGTACATCAGCTGGATCCTCATGACGATCTTCTGCGTCAACGACTTCCCCACCATCTTCCTGCTCACCGGTGGCGGACCTGTCACGGCGACGTCGTCGCTGGTCGTGCTGGCCTACCGCACCGTCTTCCAGGACTTCCAGACCGGGCCCGGGGTGGCCATCGCGTTCCTGATGACCATCGTCCTGGTGATCATCTCCACCGTCCTCTACCGCCAGATCCGAAAGGGTGAGACCGCATGA
- a CDS encoding ABC transporter substrate-binding protein, which produces MTGSTSRSMGRRGFLGLAAAAAAVPTLAACNVSGSSNTGSAGGSSDPVKFWDQPWATTAYNDLGKKITEAFVPSGMSNKASYQVIPWNNFYQTYASAIASGTGPAVSTGGGFQPFQFAEQGAIAYADNLLTSWKSNGMYDDYLPGIAEANKTDNGIAAVPWQLDARVMWANTKLLDQAGADVPTDFDSLLKAGLALKKIGVSGFATGAGAGNNLGSHTMVAMMIMNGGGLFTEDGTPACVTDRNIEAMDFVKQLANEGIIDAGAVSYTSDNLNNQWSTKKAGIGINTAGLDASAAAVKGDIEVISPLAGPHGDKATLYFVNSVMMYTKTPSQAASEAFVTYYLQNIHQYWDSGQINGVPVLKSIATSEAVTKNANLAKATKEYVPLGKTYAATGTKLFAGLASVDGGQALTQFAQTMLQGKTDSKTALTALQSGIEQAIK; this is translated from the coding sequence ATGACTGGATCTACCTCGCGTTCGATGGGTCGTCGCGGTTTCTTGGGGCTCGCGGCCGCGGCGGCCGCCGTGCCCACCCTGGCCGCGTGCAACGTGTCCGGGTCGAGCAACACCGGTAGCGCCGGCGGCAGCTCGGACCCGGTCAAGTTCTGGGACCAGCCGTGGGCGACGACGGCGTACAACGACCTCGGCAAGAAGATCACCGAGGCATTCGTCCCCTCGGGGATGAGCAACAAGGCCTCGTACCAGGTGATCCCGTGGAACAACTTCTACCAGACCTACGCCTCGGCCATCGCGTCCGGCACGGGGCCCGCGGTCTCCACCGGCGGGGGGTTCCAGCCGTTCCAGTTCGCCGAGCAGGGTGCGATCGCGTACGCCGACAACCTGCTGACCAGCTGGAAGTCCAACGGCATGTACGACGACTACCTGCCGGGCATCGCCGAGGCCAACAAGACCGACAACGGGATCGCCGCCGTGCCCTGGCAGCTGGACGCGCGCGTCATGTGGGCCAACACCAAGCTGCTGGACCAGGCCGGGGCCGACGTGCCGACCGACTTCGACTCCCTGCTCAAGGCGGGCCTCGCGCTGAAGAAGATCGGCGTCTCCGGCTTCGCCACCGGCGCCGGTGCCGGGAACAACCTCGGCTCGCACACCATGGTCGCCATGATGATCATGAACGGTGGGGGGTTGTTCACCGAGGACGGCACGCCGGCCTGCGTGACGGACCGCAACATCGAGGCCATGGACTTCGTCAAGCAGCTGGCGAACGAGGGGATCATCGACGCGGGTGCGGTCAGCTACACGTCGGACAACCTGAACAACCAGTGGAGCACGAAGAAGGCCGGGATCGGGATCAACACCGCCGGGCTCGACGCGTCGGCGGCCGCGGTGAAGGGCGACATCGAGGTCATCTCGCCGCTCGCCGGACCGCACGGCGACAAGGCCACCCTGTACTTCGTGAACAGCGTGATGATGTACACCAAGACGCCGTCCCAGGCCGCGTCGGAGGCGTTCGTCACGTACTACCTCCAGAACATCCACCAGTACTGGGACTCCGGCCAGATCAACGGCGTCCCGGTGCTCAAGTCGATCGCCACCTCCGAGGCGGTCACCAAGAACGCGAACCTGGCCAAGGCCACCAAGGAGTACGTCCCGCTCGGCAAGACCTACGCAGCGACCGGCACGAAGCTGTTCGCAGGGCTGGCCTCGGTCGACGGCGGGCAGGCGCTGACCCAGTTCGCGCAGACGATGCTACAGGGCAAGACCGACTCCAAGACGGCGCTGACCGCTCTGCAGTCCGGTATCGAGCAGGCGATCAAGTGA
- a CDS encoding Gfo/Idh/MocA family protein, whose protein sequence is MPSTRLGVGFVGAGPVTQAIHLPTLARLSDEFEVVHVADTNGDVATSVASRVGARASTSVDSLLDDPRVDVVAICSPHQFHAPQVIAACRAGKKAVLCEKPFAMSGAEAREIAEVAAETGVPIVVGAMHTFDPGWSSVTAHWGSFAADSHTIRSSVVLPPNPRFEDFATEVITRPSRSAADLDDPEVQAALVHAGVMGLAIHDLPLVRTMLPSFDDLVVHSAHPLTPFGYQIVLTAGGKRVVLHAAMSATWKPEWVLEAWSDSSALHLEFSPSYVHAGSAVATLRSAESSQTWGPATHNGYEGEWREITAIVRDGKAPPRTAELIDDLRFAVAVADASALLIRSGQRERVLA, encoded by the coding sequence ATGCCAAGCACGAGACTCGGGGTGGGGTTCGTCGGGGCAGGTCCCGTGACACAGGCGATCCACCTGCCGACGCTGGCCCGGCTGAGCGACGAGTTCGAGGTCGTGCACGTCGCCGACACCAACGGCGACGTCGCCACGTCGGTCGCCAGCCGGGTCGGGGCGAGGGCCTCGACGTCGGTCGACTCGCTGCTCGACGACCCTCGTGTCGACGTCGTCGCCATCTGCAGCCCGCACCAGTTCCATGCCCCTCAGGTCATCGCGGCCTGCCGGGCCGGCAAGAAGGCCGTGCTCTGCGAGAAGCCGTTCGCGATGTCGGGTGCCGAGGCGCGCGAGATCGCCGAGGTGGCCGCTGAGACCGGGGTGCCGATCGTGGTGGGTGCGATGCACACCTTCGATCCCGGTTGGTCCTCCGTGACAGCGCACTGGGGTTCGTTCGCCGCCGACAGCCACACGATCCGCTCGTCGGTCGTCCTGCCACCCAACCCGCGATTCGAGGACTTCGCCACCGAAGTGATCACGCGACCGTCCCGCTCGGCTGCTGACCTCGACGACCCCGAGGTTCAGGCCGCTCTGGTTCACGCCGGGGTGATGGGCCTGGCGATCCACGACCTCCCGCTGGTTCGGACGATGCTGCCGTCGTTCGACGACCTAGTGGTCCACAGCGCCCATCCACTCACGCCGTTCGGCTACCAGATAGTGCTCACCGCGGGGGGCAAGCGGGTCGTGCTCCACGCCGCGATGTCAGCGACCTGGAAACCGGAGTGGGTGCTCGAGGCCTGGAGCGACAGCTCGGCCCTGCACCTCGAGTTCTCCCCCTCCTACGTCCACGCGGGGTCGGCCGTCGCCACGCTGCGGTCGGCAGAGTCCTCCCAGACCTGGGGACCCGCCACCCACAACGGCTACGAGGGCGAGTGGCGCGAGATCACCGCGATCGTGCGGGATGGGAAGGCACCGCCGCGCACCGCCGAGCTGATCGACGACCTGCGCTTCGCGGTCGCGGTGGCCGACGCCTCGGCCCTGCTGATCCGTTCCGGGCAGCGCGAGAGGGTCCTCGCGTGA
- a CDS encoding TetR/AcrR family transcriptional regulator: protein MSTPSVARGPYRNGIRRREQIVAKASEVFGELGYVGGSLRTIAERVGVTPASLLQHFGSKEGLLEAVLEDWSEQTGAQYLGTDLHGLAAFEAFRELMAFHLEHRGLLELFLTMAAEATNVAHPARRFIQQRYASGLARQAHALSEARDTGEVGPLTDEQIGAEASMFYAVLDGLELQWLLDSRVDLVGLFDRYLDSAIARWRIGLPE from the coding sequence ATGTCGACTCCGTCCGTCGCCCGCGGCCCCTACCGCAACGGGATCCGCCGTCGTGAGCAGATCGTCGCCAAGGCGTCGGAGGTCTTCGGCGAGCTCGGCTACGTAGGTGGTTCACTGCGGACGATCGCCGAGCGGGTCGGGGTGACGCCCGCGTCTCTCCTGCAGCACTTCGGCAGCAAAGAAGGTCTTCTCGAGGCGGTGCTTGAGGACTGGTCCGAACAGACTGGAGCGCAATACCTCGGCACCGACCTGCACGGCCTCGCGGCGTTCGAGGCGTTTCGCGAGCTGATGGCCTTCCACCTGGAGCACCGCGGCCTCCTCGAGCTGTTCTTAACCATGGCCGCCGAGGCCACGAACGTCGCCCACCCGGCCCGTCGCTTCATCCAGCAGCGCTACGCGTCCGGGCTTGCACGGCAAGCCCATGCACTGAGTGAAGCGCGCGACACCGGTGAGGTGGGACCGCTGACCGACGAGCAGATCGGGGCCGAGGCCTCCATGTTCTACGCGGTCCTCGACGGCCTGGAACTGCAGTGGCTGCTTGATAGCCGCGTCGACCTCGTCGGCCTGTTCGACCGCTACCTCGACAGCGCCATCGCCCGTTGGCGGATCGGTCTCCCCGAGTAG
- a CDS encoding MFS transporter: MNRPLALLVAGTFFMENLDATMIATAAPAIAADLQVGPVDVNAAMTDYFVAVAAGLPASGWLSDRFGARRLLLVAIALSIVASAVCALSLDLPMLVVARAAQGVGGALMVPVGRLTVLRATSKTELIDAIAYLTWPALLAPVVAPLLGG, from the coding sequence GTGAACCGCCCGCTGGCGCTGCTGGTCGCCGGCACGTTCTTCATGGAGAACCTGGACGCCACGATGATTGCGACCGCCGCACCGGCGATCGCCGCTGACCTGCAGGTCGGCCCGGTGGACGTGAACGCCGCGATGACCGACTACTTCGTGGCTGTGGCCGCCGGACTTCCGGCCAGCGGCTGGCTGAGCGACCGGTTCGGCGCCCGGCGACTCCTGCTCGTCGCGATCGCTCTGTCCATCGTCGCCTCGGCCGTGTGCGCGCTGAGCCTCGACCTGCCCATGCTGGTCGTCGCCCGCGCCGCCCAGGGAGTCGGTGGCGCCCTCATGGTGCCGGTCGGTCGGCTGACCGTCCTCCGGGCGACGTCGAAGACGGAGTTGATCGACGCCATCGCCTACCTCACTTGGCCAGCGCTGCTGGCGCCGGTGGTGGCGCCGTTGCTGGGAGGCTAG
- a CDS encoding heme-binding protein translates to MTSIHDHTPGPDLLAEEQTLRLDHVDELTCHRIGAQIAERGLREGRSVAVAVYLGEWLVYKTMLPGTSLNNDIVIDGKRRVAGLEGHSSLWARNRHLDAGTTFEEATGLPLPAWAPFGGAVPLVTTQGARQGWVIVSGMSQEDDHTFAVDGIRAAQEAPDPADPSAVDQSR, encoded by the coding sequence ATGACCAGCATCCACGACCACACGCCCGGCCCCGACCTCCTCGCCGAGGAGCAGACGCTGCGGCTCGACCACGTCGACGAGCTGACGTGCCACCGGATCGGCGCCCAGATCGCGGAGCGGGGACTCCGGGAGGGCCGCAGCGTGGCCGTCGCGGTCTACCTCGGCGAGTGGCTGGTCTACAAGACCATGCTGCCCGGGACCTCGTTGAACAACGACATCGTCATCGACGGCAAGCGGCGCGTCGCGGGCCTCGAAGGACACTCCAGCCTGTGGGCGCGCAACCGTCACCTGGACGCGGGGACGACGTTCGAGGAAGCGACCGGACTGCCACTGCCGGCCTGGGCCCCGTTCGGCGGCGCCGTGCCGCTGGTCACGACCCAGGGCGCGCGCCAAGGTTGGGTCATCGTGTCAGGGATGAGCCAGGAGGACGACCACACCTTCGCCGTCGACGGGATCCGCGCCGCCCAGGAAGCACCAGACCCTGCAGATCCGTCGGCGGTCGACCAGTCCCGCTGA